The Epinephelus lanceolatus isolate andai-2023 chromosome 21, ASM4190304v1, whole genome shotgun sequence genome has a segment encoding these proteins:
- the LOC144459416 gene encoding interferon a3-like encodes MLSRILLVLLSLSLYSAGSSLSCRWVDHKFRQHSEDSLALLDTMASNSTNSTEDAEVDDTVSFPNHLYSQASKASAEDKVAFTVQILEEMVALLEGGYSSASWEENTEENFLSVVSRQAVGLRSCTVHHKESKKLHMYFKRLSSHVLEQMGHSAEAWELIRREMKSHLKRVDQLLLSN; translated from the exons ATGCTCAGCAGGATCTTGTTGGTGTTGCTGTCTCTCAGTCTGTACAGTGCAGGCTCCTCACTGAGCTGCAGATGGGTGGATCATAAATTCAGACAGCACAGTGAAGACTCTTTGGCTCTACTGGACACCATG gcTAGTAACTCCACTAACAGCACTGAGGATGCTGAAGTGGACGACACTGTGTCCTTCCCAAATCATCTGTACAGCCAGGCGTCCAAAGCATCA GCTGAGGACAAAGTTGCTTTCACAGTTCAGATTCTGGAGGAGATGGTGGCCCTGCTTGAGGGGGGTTACAGCTCTGCATCATGGGAGGAGAACACAGAGGAGAACTTTCTCAGTGTTGTAAGCAGGCAGGCTGTCGGCCTTCGCTCCTGT ACTGTGCACCACAAGGAGAGCAAGAAGCTGCACATGTACTTCAAGAGACTCTCAAGCCATGTTCTGGAGCAAATG GGCCACAGTGCTGAAGCCTGGGAGCTGATCAGGAGGGAAATGAAAAGCCATCTGAAGAGAGTCGACCAGCTGCTTTTATCTAACTAA
- the cd79b gene encoding uncharacterized protein cd79b → MRWLLAGCCGLALISISVASDSPKLIIQKPRFYGVPVGRNLGIYCVPAFGTVRLVSVEWYKADEYDAPEKRSKLMTENNKFHYSNTTVKQMAFLQIHKVNINDSGLYFCKINNEWGPGTAVQVARPLNEKEALHRTRMKDGLIILQGLVLAVCVAALLLRKQRLWEKRDSIYEEPETDHIYEGLAIETCGGGLYEELSVYAEAEVAEAPWE, encoded by the exons ATGCGCTGGTTACTGGCTGGATGCTGTGGACTCGCTTTGATCAGTATCTCAG TGGCCTCAGACTCTCCCAAACTGATCATCCAGAAGCCCCGGTTCTATGGTGTGCCAGTCGGACGCAACTTGGGCATTTACTGTGTGCCCGCCTTTGGGACTGTTCGGCTAGTCAGCGTAGAGTGGTACAAGGCTGATGAGTATGACGCGCCTGAAAAAAGAAGCAAGTTAATGACAGAAAACAATAAGTTTCACTATAGTAACACCACTGTGAAGCAAATGGCCTTCCTCCAAATCCATAAGGTGAACATAAATGACAGCGGACTGTACTTCTGCAAGATAAACAATGAATGGGGACCTGGGACTGCGGTTCAAGTTGCCA GACCCCTTAATGAGAAAGAGGCTCTGCACAGGACCAGGATGAAGGATGGGCTCATCATTCTCCAGGGCCTGGTGttggctgtgtgtgttgctgctctACTGCTACGCAAACAACGTTTG TGGGAAAAGAGAGACAGCATATATGAGGAGCCTGAAACTGATCACATCTATGAG GGTTTGGCGATTGAGACATGTGGAGGAGGTCTGTATGAGGAACTCTCTGTGTACGCCGAGGCTGAAGTAGCTGAGGCCCCGTGGGAGTAA
- the LOC117247002 gene encoding interferon a3-like: MSRNAGRSHFQFHFEGSAFLLRHARAADCSKINLIKTMASNSTNSTEDAEVDDTVSFPNHLYSQASKASAEDKVAFTVQILEEMVALLEGGYSSASWEENTEENFLSVVSRQAVGLRSCTVHHKESKKLHVYFKRLSSHVLEQMGHSAEAWELIRREMKSHLKRVDQLLLSNQHLSVTFIYLFIYLSIY, from the exons ATGTCACGTAACGCAGGCCGCAGCCATTTCCAGTTTCACTTCGAGGGAAGCGCTTTCCTCCTGCGGCATGCTCG AGCTGCAGACTGCAGTAAGATTAACCTGATAAAGACAAT ggcTAGTAACTCCACTAACAGCACTGAGGATGCTGAAGTGGACGACACTGTGTCCTTCCCAAATCATCTGTACAGCCAGGCGTCCAAAGCATCA GCTGAGGACAAAGTTGCTTTCACAGTTCAGATTCTGGAGGAGATGGTGGCCCTGCTTGAGGGGGGTTACAGCTCTGCATCATGGGAGGAGAACACAGAGGAGAACTTTCTCAGTGTTGTAAGCAGGCAGGCTGTCGGCCTTCGCTCCTGT ACTGTGCACCACAAGGAGAGCAAGAAGCTGCACGTGTACTTCAAGAGACTCTCAAGCCATGTTCTGGAGCAAATG GGCCACAGTGCTGAAGCCTGGGAGCTGATCAGGAGGGAAATGAAAAGCCATCTGAAGAGAGTCGACCAGCTGCTTTTATCTAACCAACATCTGTctgtcacatttatttatttatttatttatttatctatttattaa
- the LOC144459414 gene encoding interferon a3-like: protein MLSRILLVLLSLSLYSAGSSLSCRWVDHKFRQHSEDSLALLDTMASNSTNSTEDAEVDDTVSFPNHLYSQASKASAEDKVAFTVQILEEMVALLEGGYSSASWEENTEENFLSVVSRQAVGLRSCTVHHKESKKLHMYFKRLSSHVLEQMGHSAEAWELIRREMKSHLKRVDQLLLSN from the exons ATGCTCAGCAGGATCTTGTTGGTGTTGCTGTCTCTCAGTCTGTACAGTGCAGGCTCCTCACTGAGCTGCAGATGGGTGGATCATAAATTCAGACAGCACAGTGAAGACTCTTTGGCTCTACTGGACACCATG gcTAGTAACTCCACTAACAGCACTGAGGATGCTGAAGTGGACGACACTGTGTCCTTCCCGAATCATCTGTACAGCCAGGCGTCCAAAGCATCA GCTGAGGACAAAGTTGCTTTCACAGTTCAGATTCTGGAGGAGATGGTGGCCCTGCTTGAGGGGGGTTACAGCTCTGCATCATGGGAGGAGAACACAGAGGAGAACTTTCTCAGTGTTGTAAGCAGGCAGGCTGTCGGCCTTCGCTCCTGT ACTGTGCACCACAAGGAGAGCAAGAAGCTGCACATGTACTTCAAGAGACTCTCAAGCCATGTTCTGGAGCAAATG GGCCACAGTGCTGAAGCCTGGGAGCTGATCAGGAGGGAAATGAAAAGCCATCTGAAGAGAGTCGACCAGCTGCTTTTATCTAACTAA